Genomic window (Rubeoparvulum massiliense):
CCGGTGCTGTAGATTCCACAGGGATCATACTAACAGCAGGTATGGCGGAGATCGCTGCTGGTTCTATCGCGATGGGCTTGGGCGGCTACCTCGCTGCAAAATCAGAGAAGGAGCATTATGAATCTGAACGGCGAAGAGAGGAAGAGGAGATCATTCATCTTCCTGAGCGTGAGGAAGAAGAGGTTCGAGAGATCTTCCGTGAATATGGTGTAGAGGAGGAGCATCTTGATCCCATCATGGAAGGGATGAAGCGTAAGCCTGAGAAGTGGGTGGATTTCATGATGCGCTTCGAGCTAGGCTTAGAGGAGCCTGATCCTAAGCGGGGTTTAAAGAGTGCACTCACCATTGCTATCTCCTACATTCTCGGTGGATTGATTCCTTTACTACCATACTTTTTCTTTGCTCAGCCCCTTGAGGCTTTAAAGATCTCAGTAGTTGGTACACTGATTGTGCTCTTTTTATTCGGGGCGTTTAAAGGGAAATTTACTGGGGCTGCTCCGCTGAAGAGTGGGGTAGAGACCATGATCGTCGGCGGAATCGCTGCAGCGGCTGCCTTTGG
Coding sequences:
- a CDS encoding VIT1/CCC1 transporter family protein, whose translation is MSKTVHQEKHFGASDVVRDVVIGMADGLTVPFALAAGLTGAVDSTGIILTAGMAEIAAGSIAMGLGGYLAAKSEKEHYESERRREEEEIIHLPEREEEEVREIFREYGVEEEHLDPIMEGMKRKPEKWVDFMMRFELGLEEPDPKRGLKSALTIAISYILGGLIPLLPYFFFAQPLEALKISVVGTLIVLFLFGAFKGKFTGAAPLKSGVETMIVGGIAAAAAFGLANLLS